A single region of the Triticum dicoccoides isolate Atlit2015 ecotype Zavitan chromosome 2B, WEW_v2.0, whole genome shotgun sequence genome encodes:
- the LOC119363143 gene encoding pentatricopeptide repeat-containing protein At5g02860-like, with protein sequence MVETVAFPLPLPLRAPAPPPPTSKTFRHQPPVHSPLRLFSPTSLLSSSHPTPTSSSRTPRLGRPHNPTRQGGGGGQPWNLPPSLSLPARRALLSLLSNPDSARDTLSALPTSELASVLNALASRGRPTVALAALHAARDLHGEHVLQHPCVLPAAVRVLARAGRLTDASALLDAAPEPDASAYTALVSAFSRASRFRDAVAVFRRMVAKGIQPATVTYNVVLHVYSKIAVPWKDVLALVDSMKNDGIPLDRYTYNTLISCCRRGALYKEAAKVFGEMRAAGFEPDKVTFNSLLDVYGKARMHDAAIGVLKEMELGGCPPSVVTYNSLISSYVKDGLLKEAAELKEEMEVKGIQPDVITYTTLISGLDRAGKIDAAIGTYDEMLRNRCKPNLCTYNALIKLHGVRGKFPEMMVVFDDLRSAGFVPDVVTWNTLLAVFGQNGLDSEVSGVFKEMKKSGYVPERDTYVSLISSYSRCGLFDQSMEIYKRMIEAGIYPDISTYNAVLSALARGGRWEQAEKLFAEMENLDCRPDELSYSSLLHAYANAKKLDKMKALSEDIYAEKIESDHGLVKTLVLVNSKVNNLSETEKAFLELRKRRCSLDINVLNAMVSVYGKNRMVKKVEEILSLMKGSSINLSTATYNSLMHMYSRLGDCEKCENILTEIKSSGARPDRYSYNTMIYAYGRKGQMKEASRLFSEMKSSGLVPDIVTYNIFVKSYVANSMFEEAIDLVRYMVTHGCKPNERTYNSILQEYCRHDKIADAKSFLSNLPQLHPGISKQEQQRLLELLARHTSRDRG encoded by the coding sequence ATGGTCGAAACGGTCGCCTTcccgctcccgctcccgctccgggcgcccgcgccgccgcctcccacctccaaGACCTTCCGCCACCAGCCCCCCGTGCACTCCCCTCTCCGACTTTTCTCCcccacctccctcctctcctcctcacacccgacccccacctcctcctcccgcacGCCGCGCCTCGGCCGCCCGCACAACCCTACCCGCCAGGGCGGCGGAGGGGGGCAGCCATGGAACCTgccgccctccctctccctccccgcgCGCCGCGCGCTCCTCTCCCTACTATCCAACCCGGACTCCGCGCGCGACACTCTCTCTGCGCTCCCAACCTCCGAGCTCGCCTCCGTGCTCAACGCCCTCGCGTCCCGCGGCCGCCCCACCGTCGCTCTCGCTGCTCTCCACGCCGCGCGGGACCTCCACGGTGAGCACGTCCTCCAGCATCCCTGCGTGCTCCCGGCAGCCGTCCGCGTCCTCGCGCGCGCTGGCCGCCTCACCGACGCCTCCGCACTCCTCGACGCCGCGCCGGAACCCGACGCCAGCGCCTACACGGCTCTCGTGTCAGCGTTCTCCCGCGCCAGCCGGTTCCGGGACGCGGTTGCCGTGTTCCGCCGTATGGTGGCTAAAGGCATTCAGCCCGCCACCGTCACCTACAATGTCGTGCTCCATGTGTACTCCAAGATTGCCGTTCCGTGGAAGGATGTGCTGGCACTCGTGGACTCCATGAAGAACGACGGGATTCCGCTGGACAGGTATACATATAACACGCTCATTAGCTGTTGTCGGCGTGGTGCACTCTATAAGGAGGCAGCGAAGGTGTTCGGCGAAATGAGGGCTGCTGGCTTCGAACCTGATAAGGTCACATTCAATTCGCTGCTTGATGTGTATGGCAAGGCGCGGATGCATGATGCGGCAATTGGGGTGCTCAAGGAGATGGAGCTTGGGGGCTGTCCACCCAGTGTGGTAACCTACAACTCGCTCATTTCATCCTATGTAAAGGATGGGTTGTTGAAAGAAGCAGCAGAGCTCAAAGAGGAGATGGAGGTTAAGGGAATTCAGCCGGATGTCATTACATACACGACACTGATTTCTGGTCTTGACAGGGCTGGCAAGATTGATGCAGCAATCGGGACATATGATGAAATGTTGAGGAATAGATGTAAGCCAAACTTGTGCACGTACAATGCATTGATCAAGCTGCATGGGGTGAGGGGAAAGTTCCCAGAGATGATGGTTGTCTTTGACGATCTCAGGTCTGCTGGATTTGTGCCAGATGTTGTGACCTGGAACACACTCTTGGCGGTATTTGGTCAAAATGGTTTAGATTCCGAGGTGTCTGGGgtattcaaggagatgaagaaatcTGGTTATGTTCCTGAGCGGGACACATATGTTTCACTCATTAGTTCATATAGTCGGTGTGGCTTGtttgaccaatcaatggagatatacaAGAGGATGATTGAAGCCGGTATATATCCTGACATATCAACATATAACGCTGTTCTATCTGCACTAGCTCGTGGTGGGCGTTGGGAGCAGGCAGAAAAGTTGTTTGCTGAGATGGAGAATCTGGATTGTAGGCCAGATGAGCTTAGTTACTCTTCACTGCTTCATGCATATGCTAATGCAAAAAAGCTGGACAAAATGAAAGCTTTGTCAGAAGATATATATGCAGAGAAGATAGAGTCAGACCACGGGCTGGTGAAAACGTTGGTATTGGTCAACAGCAAAGTTAATAACTTATCCGAAACAGAGAAGGCATTCCTGGAACTTAGGAAGAGGCGGTGCTCTCTGGATATTAACGTCCTAAATGCAATGGTTTCCGTATATGGGAAAAATAGGATGGTTAAGAAAGTGGAGGAGATTCTTTCACTCATGAAGGGAAGTTCTATCAACCTCAGCACTGCAACATACAATAGTTTGATGCATATGTATTCTCGATTAGGTGATTGTGAAAAGTGCGAAAATATCCTCACCGAGATCAAGTCGAGTGGTGCACGTCCGGATCGATATTCTTATAACACAATGATCTATGCATATGGAAGAAAAGGGCAGATGAAAGAAGCCTCAAGATTGTTTTCTGAGATGAAATCTTCAGGCCTGGTACCAGATATTGTAACATACAATATCTTTGTTAAGAGTTATGTGGCCAACTCAATGTTTGAAGAGGCTATTGATTTAGTACGTTATATGGTTACTCATGGTTGCAAGCCCAATGAGAGAACTTACAATTCAATACTGCAGGAGTACTGTAGGCATGATAAGATAGCAGATGCCAAATCATTCCTTAGCAACCTTCCTCAGCTTCATCCTGGAATATCCAAACAAGAACAGCAAAGACTGCTAGAACTGTTGGCTAGGCACACTTCAAGAGATAGAGGTTGA